A DNA window from Maribellus comscasis contains the following coding sequences:
- a CDS encoding pyridoxal phosphate-dependent aminotransferase, with translation MYKKKIKINHHLFYDTSHSPSLVDIVGEEMLGHVTDFCFIANPYYPTTSLLRKLKKKLPVVIKSYPSSNPILAQKDLASVLNVNPEYLVVGNGATELITLLQKHIIESIAIPIPTFGEYIEKLRSLDQAKLFQLPAENDYQLDLKEYAEWINLRELTSALIINPGNPTGQFISVKEMVEFLGKMRHLKLILIDESFIDFSGKEIPSLIQFVESFPNLVIVRSMSKHCGIPGLRLGYCCTSNKDFLKQIRNALPVWNINTLAEYFLTQLKSTDHEYHIGRKKVIDDMGVLYDKLSAIGGLKVYPSGSNFLLIKICHGPTATEIQKQLLEEYGVYVRDCSNKVGLDKFHIRAASQGRQKDKILIRALKKVLGSKTIQ, from the coding sequence ATGTATAAAAAGAAAATAAAAATCAATCATCATTTATTCTATGACACTTCACACTCACCTTCGCTTGTTGATATTGTTGGAGAGGAAATGCTGGGGCACGTAACTGATTTTTGTTTTATTGCCAATCCGTATTATCCTACAACTTCACTACTTCGCAAGCTCAAAAAAAAGTTACCGGTAGTTATTAAATCATATCCGTCGAGTAATCCTATTCTTGCGCAGAAAGATTTGGCATCGGTACTTAATGTAAATCCTGAATATCTGGTTGTTGGAAACGGTGCGACTGAGTTGATAACACTCCTTCAGAAGCATATCATTGAAAGTATTGCCATACCAATTCCAACTTTTGGAGAATATATTGAAAAATTAAGAAGTTTGGATCAGGCAAAACTGTTTCAACTACCTGCTGAAAATGATTATCAGCTCGATTTGAAAGAGTACGCAGAATGGATCAACCTGAGAGAATTAACTTCTGCGTTAATTATCAATCCCGGAAACCCAACCGGGCAGTTTATTTCAGTGAAGGAAATGGTTGAATTTCTTGGGAAAATGAGACATCTGAAGCTCATTTTGATTGACGAATCGTTTATTGATTTTTCCGGAAAGGAAATTCCAAGCTTGATTCAATTTGTGGAGAGTTTTCCAAATCTGGTGATTGTTCGTAGTATGAGTAAACACTGTGGTATCCCCGGATTACGGTTGGGATATTGCTGTACTTCCAACAAAGATTTTTTAAAACAAATCAGAAATGCACTGCCGGTTTGGAACATCAATACCTTAGCAGAATATTTTCTGACTCAATTAAAAAGTACGGATCATGAATATCATATCGGCCGAAAGAAGGTGATTGATGACATGGGCGTTTTGTATGATAAACTTTCAGCAATAGGCGGCTTAAAAGTGTATCCTTCGGGGAGTAATTTTCTATTGATAAAAATATGCCATGGCCCAACGGCGACCGAAATTCAAAAGCAACTGCTTGAAGAATACGGTGTTTATGTGCGCGACTGCAGCAATAAAGTTGGTCTGGATAAATTTCATATTCGTGCTGCTTCTCAGGGAAGACAAAAAGACAAAATTTTGATTCGGGCGCTGAAAAAGGTGCTTGGCTCAAAAACTATTCAATAA
- a CDS encoding HAD-IIA family hydrolase: MRTKSFRSVVKNYKAVFFDAFGVLKNHKGLIPDIEKTFEYLERKGIHYYVLTNDSSRSPEELAKWYQTRGIRYITTDKILSSGMLAMEFFKTKVTNGNSVAYLGTSASAHYIESVGLNTIPVADIDLNNLDHIESFAFLDDEGFSWNDDLNKTINLLRKKNMTVVVANTDINYPVSRNDISVAIGGLADMVENIIGKNFIRFGKPDAQMFLLAYERALQDIQVKRNEILMVGDTLFTDIIGGNKFGLDTALVLSGNTLPDMAKIRIGSSGIIPTYICDSAVIE; the protein is encoded by the coding sequence ATGCGAACAAAAAGTTTCAGAAGTGTAGTTAAAAACTACAAAGCCGTATTTTTTGATGCATTTGGTGTGTTGAAGAATCACAAAGGTCTAATCCCTGATATAGAAAAAACGTTTGAATACCTCGAGAGAAAGGGAATACATTATTATGTATTAACCAACGATTCGTCGAGAAGTCCAGAGGAGCTCGCAAAATGGTACCAAACAAGAGGAATACGGTATATTACTACCGATAAAATTCTTTCTTCAGGAATGCTGGCCATGGAATTTTTTAAAACAAAAGTTACCAATGGAAATTCAGTTGCCTATCTAGGAACAAGTGCTTCAGCGCATTACATTGAATCGGTTGGATTGAATACGATACCGGTTGCCGATATTGATTTAAACAATCTGGATCATATTGAATCTTTTGCTTTTTTGGACGATGAAGGGTTTAGCTGGAATGATGATTTAAACAAAACGATTAACCTGCTTCGGAAAAAAAACATGACGGTTGTTGTTGCAAACACCGATATTAACTACCCTGTAAGCAGAAACGACATTTCTGTTGCCATTGGCGGACTTGCAGACATGGTTGAAAATATCATCGGGAAAAATTTTATCCGTTTTGGAAAACCCGATGCACAAATGTTCCTGCTGGCCTACGAACGTGCGTTACAGGATATTCAGGTAAAAAGAAACGAAATTTTAATGGTTGGTGACACGTTGTTTACTGATATTATTGGCGGCAACAAATTTGGACTGGACACTGCGCTGGTTCTTTCAGGAAATACACTACCCGACATGGCCAAAATAAGAATTGGGAGTTCCGGAATTATCCCAACCTATATTTGTGATTCGGCGGTTATTGAATAG
- a CDS encoding glutamine synthetase beta-grasp domain-containing protein, whose protein sequence is MKSKLEYIWLDGSVPTQQLRAKTRIEENFSGKLEDCPVWSFDGSSTNQATGGASDLLLKPVFICPDPDRKNAYLVMTEVLNPDGTPHETNGRAHIEEEDEDFWFGFEQEYFLYDPQTRLPLGFPAGGFPGPQGPYYCGVGGSKAFGRQIVEEHLDLCLEAGLNVEGINAEVAAGQWEFQIFAKGAHNAGDQIWMGRFLLERTAEKYGVDVEWHPKPLGKELDWNGSGMHANFSNGLMRTCGDKAVFESICEEFGKHIMEHIEVYGAFNDQRLTGLHETQSIDQFSYGVSDRGASIRIPVGTVEDGWKGRLEDRRPASNGDPYKIAARIIKTVKSAS, encoded by the coding sequence ATGAAATCAAAATTGGAATACATTTGGCTTGATGGTTCTGTACCAACTCAACAGCTAAGAGCAAAAACCAGAATTGAAGAAAATTTTAGTGGTAAACTGGAAGATTGTCCGGTTTGGTCATTCGATGGTTCTTCAACCAATCAGGCAACTGGTGGGGCTTCTGATCTTTTGTTAAAGCCGGTTTTTATTTGTCCTGATCCGGATCGTAAAAACGCATATCTGGTAATGACTGAGGTACTGAATCCGGACGGAACGCCACATGAAACCAATGGACGTGCTCATATTGAAGAAGAAGATGAAGATTTCTGGTTCGGTTTTGAACAGGAATATTTCTTGTATGATCCACAAACCCGTCTTCCGTTAGGATTCCCGGCTGGAGGTTTCCCCGGACCACAAGGACCATATTATTGTGGTGTTGGAGGTTCAAAAGCTTTTGGTCGTCAAATTGTGGAAGAACACCTGGATCTATGTTTGGAAGCTGGATTGAATGTTGAAGGTATCAATGCTGAGGTAGCAGCAGGCCAGTGGGAATTCCAGATCTTTGCCAAAGGTGCACATAACGCAGGTGACCAAATCTGGATGGGGCGTTTCCTTTTGGAACGTACAGCTGAAAAATATGGTGTTGATGTTGAATGGCATCCAAAACCACTGGGTAAGGAACTCGACTGGAACGGGTCAGGTATGCACGCAAACTTCTCAAATGGATTGATGCGTACATGTGGCGATAAAGCTGTGTTTGAATCGATTTGTGAAGAATTTGGAAAACATATTATGGAACATATCGAGGTTTACGGAGCTTTTAACGATCAGCGTTTGACCGGTTTACACGAAACTCAATCAATCGACCAGTTCAGCTATGGTGTTTCCGACCGTGGTGCTTCAATCCGTATTCCTGTTGGAACAGTAGAAGATGGATGGAAAGGTCGTTTGGAAGACCGTCGTCCTGCTTCAAATGGCGATCCTTACAAAATTGCTGCAAGGATTATTAAAACGGTTAAAAGTGCAAGCTAG